In Phyllostomus discolor isolate MPI-MPIP mPhyDis1 chromosome 3, mPhyDis1.pri.v3, whole genome shotgun sequence, a single genomic region encodes these proteins:
- the AIF1L gene encoding allograft inflammatory factor 1-like — MSVALSNRFQGGKAFGLLKARQERRLAEINREFLCDQKYSDEEDLPEKLSAFKEKYMEFDLNNEGEIDLMSLKRMMEKLGVPKTHLEMKKMILEVTGGVSDTISYRDFVNMMLGKRSAVLKLVMMFEGKAQESSPKPVGPPPERDIASLP, encoded by the exons ATGTCGGTCGCGCTCAGCAACAGGTTTCAAG GAGGGAAGGCATTCGGCTTGCTCAAAGCCCGGCAGGAGAGGAGGCTGGCCGAGATCAACCGG GAGTTTCTTTGTGACCAGAAGTACAGCGATGAAGAGGACCTGCCGGAAAAGCTCTCGGCCTTCAAAG AGAAGTACATGGAGTTTGACCTGAACAATGAGGGCGAGATTG ACCTGATGTCTTTAAAGAGGATGATGGAGAAGCTCGGGGTCCCCAAGACCCACCTGGAGATGAAGAAGATGATCCTGGAGGTGACAGGCGGGGTCAGCGACACCATCTCCTACCGAGACTTTGTGAACATGATGCTGGGGAAACGGTCTGCCGTCCTCAAGCT AGTCATGATGTTTGAAGGCAAAGCCCAGGAGAGCAGCCCCAAGCCGGTTGGCCCCCCTCCAGAGAGAGACATTGCCAGCCTGCCCTGA